In Planctomonas sp. JC2975, the genomic stretch AAGCCGCTCTCGAAGCAGCAAGCCCGTACCCTCGAACGCCGGGAGGCCGTGCTGAAGGCGGCGATGAGCGTCTTCGGCGCACGCGGCTACAACAAGGGTGCCCTCGTCGAGGTCGCGCAGCAGGCGGGCATGACCCACGCCGGCGTGCTGCACCACTTCGGCAGCAAAGAGGGCCTCCTCGTCGCCGTGCTGCGCTATCGCGACGGCGACGCCGTGGACGGGGTCGCCGGACGACCCCAGGTGACCGGTCCGGCGTTCCTCTCCCACCTGCTCGGCACGGTCGAGGAGAACACCCATCGGCGCGGAGTGGTGCAGACGTACGCCGTGCTGTCAGCGGAATCCGTGACAGAGGGACATCCGGCCCAGGAGTACTTCCGCGGACGCCTGACTGGCCTGCGCGCGAAGCTCGCCGGCGTCATCCGCGAGGTGGTGGGCGACGGGCCGACGGACAAGGCCGTCAGCGATGCCGCGAGCGCCCTCATCGCCGTCATGGACGGCCTTCAGGTGCAGTGGCTGCTCGACCCGGACGCGGTCGACATGCCGGGCACGGTCGCGATGATCATGGACGAGATCATCGACCGACTGGCGTCGGGTGTTCCGGCACCCGATGTGCGCGAGCGTGTCGCGCAGTTGCTCGATGACCGAGGGGATGCCGCGACACCCACCGCGTAGGCGGGAGCGCGACATCCCGTGGGGTCCGTGATCGGGTGTGTTCGCGTGTCGTCGTTCAGGCGGCGACGGATCCGAGGTGCGCGCCGCCATCCGTCTCGATGACGGTGCCCGTCACGTTGCGACTCGTGGCCGCGAAGACGACCGCCTCGGCGATCTCGTCTGCCGTGGCAACATGACGCACGGGCAGCGTGGCCGCCGTCTGCGCGAAGAGCTGCTCGCGCACCTCGGCCGGAACGAAGTCCCACCACGGCGTGTCCACGCCGCCCGGGCTGACGGCGTTCACGCGGATCGGTGCGAGCTCGGTGGCGAGCGGTTGCACGAGCCCTTCGACGGCCGCGTTCAACGAGCCGATCCCCGCCGTCTCGCTCATGCCCATGCGGCCGGTGATGGCGCCGATGAGCGTGATGGATCCGTCAGCCTTCAGGTGAGGAATCGCCGCCTGAATGCTCGTGACGGTCGGCCAGTACTTCGCGTCGAAGGCGTCACGAAGGGCAGTCAGTTCGAGGCCCGCGATCGGGCCCATGCCTGCGTTGCTCGCCACCGTCACGATCAACCTGTCAACGGTGCCGAGCTCGGCGAAGAGCGCGTCGAGGGCTCCTCGGTCGCCGGCGTCGACGGAGTGTCCGATGAGTTCGGGATGCTCGGCGGCGACCGCGGCCAACCGGTCGGTGCGTCGTGCTGCGATGTGCACGGTGTCTCCCGCCGCGGCGAGGCGGATCGCCGTCGCGAGCCCGATTCCGGACGTGCCGCCGATGACGAGGGATGTGGATGTCATGACTTCTCCTATTTCGAACCGTTGCGTCTCGTAATGGAGATTAGCATGGCATCGTGGACCACGTGAAGGCATCCGACGAGACGTCCGGTTCTGAAGGCGACAGCGCGGCGTCGAAGGCCGGACGCAAGCGGAGCGAGCAGAGCAGGCTCGCCATCCTGCAGGCCGCGTTCTCACTGTTCGCCGCGTCGGGACTGCAGTCGCTCACCATCGAGGGCATCGCGGCGGAAGCCGGTGTCGGCAAGCAGACCATCTACCGGTGGTGGCCGTCGAAGGCTCACGTGCTGATGGAGGCGGTGGCCGTGAACGCGGAACTCCTCGTCTCCACCGAGGACCGCGGCAGCTTCGAGCTCGACCTGCGCGCCTTTCTCACCCAGTCGTTCGACATCGGACGCACGTCGGGCGTGCGAGAGCTTCTCGCCGCGCTGATGGGACAGGCGCAGGTGGATCCGGCCTTCGGGGTCGACTTCCGGGAGCAGTTCCTGCTCCGGCGGCGTGATGCACTCGCGGTGATCGTCGACCGGGCGCGGGCGCGCGGAGACTTCCCCGACGGCATCCGCCCCGGAACGCTCGCCGACGTGGTCTTCGGCGTCATCTGGTACCGCGTACTGGCCACAGGGGTGGATCCGGACGACGCTCTCGTCGACGAACTGACCGGGATGCTCGCCGGCGGCCGGTAGCAACGGGACGCAGACCGTTAGCAAGGCGTCAGGGACGGCATCCAGGGCGTGTCGATCCCGTGAGGACCGCCGTCGGCGCCGCACCGTCGACCCACAGTGGAATCATGACGACGGCCGGCCATGATGCAGTGCACAGCGCAGCCCCATCGCGGCTGCGGAGGATCGTGGCCGGCCCGCATCCGTGGGGTCGATTCGAAACCCGCGTTCTCGACCGGACCGGTTCAGTGGTGCAGCACGTGCTCGTCATCTATCCGCCAGGCACGAACGATCGGGAGCGTGCCGTGCTGTGGTTCGCGCGCACCTGGCCGTTGGCCGGTGCCCTCGCCGGGATCGGCGCGTTCATGTGCCTCGGCGACCTCGTCCCGTCCGCGGTTCTGACGCCGACGGTGTTCGTCGTGTACGCGATCGGCCTCGCTGTCGCGCTGGTTCCGAGCCGCCGCATCCGCGGGCTCGTGCGCCGCGTCGTGGCGACGGAGGCGCGGGATGCCCGAGCGTGGTGCGTCGACGGACGCATCGACCTCATCCGCCGCGCGGTCGGAACGCTCGACGACCTCGACCGCCGCGCTCGCGAGGGAGAGGTCGACCCCGTCGACTACGAGTTCGAGTGGGGTCGGGTCTACGGCCTACTCCGCTCAGAGTAGGAGCAGGTACTCCGGCGGCCTCATGACGGGCGCTCCTCGCGCGCCGAGAATGGCGCATGACAGGTGCGATCCGTCGAACGAAAGGGGACGCCGATGTCCGCGAATGTGAGCCCAGCCGACGCTCTGGTCGGCCGATCCCGCGAGGCGCTGAGCGCTCTTGCTCTGCAGTTCCTGCTCGGAATGGGCGCCAATCTCGTCGGGAGTCCCGAGGAGAACCACGGCGGAGGCGAGGTCGTCGCCGTCATCCTGCTGAGCCTGCACGGGCTCGTCGGCATCGGCCTCATCGTGGTCGCCGTCAGGGCCTGGACGGCCGCCAGGCGTCACCACCTTGCTGAGCGCACCGCGCTCTGGGCGTTCATCGTCATCATCCTGACGTTCCTCGCGGGAGTAGGAACGATGATCACCGACAGCGGATGGCTGTCCTTCGCCATGTCCGTTGGATTCGTCGTGGCCGCCGCGCTCTACATCGGCGTCGGCGCCGCTGCGCTCACGCGGCAGCGCGTGGCCGCTGCAGCTGGTTGAGCTCGTCGGAACATCCCCCAACGCGACCTGGCGCCGCAAGGCCGGACCGGGGACGAGAAAGCGCCCCGCCTCCCTGTTCCGGGAGACGGGGCGCTGCCATGCAGAGCGTCTGGACAGACTAGGCGACGGACCCCTCTGCGGCCGCGATCACGTCGCTGATACGAGCGTCGCCTGCTGCGACCTCGTCGAACTCCGCCTCGATCTCGGCGCGACCGAGCAACTCGGTCATGCGACGGCGACGCTGACGCGGGATGAGCGTCACGACCGTGCCGCGCTTGCCGGCGCGACCGGTGCGTCCGGAGCGGTGCAGGTAGGTCTTGTACTCGTCGGGGGCGTCGGCCTGGATCACGAGGTCGACGTCGTCGACGTGGATGCCGCGCGCCGCGACATCCGTGGCAACGAGCACCGACACGCGACCGTTCGACAGCTTGTCGAGGTTGCGCTGGCGGCGGGACTGGCTGAGGTCGCCGTGCAGCGAGACCGCGGGGATGCCCGCGTCGTCGAGCTGCTCGGCCAGCTGCTCCGCAAAAGCACGCGTGCGCGCGAAGACGAGCGTCTTGCCGTCGCGGTCCGCGAGCTGCTCGACGATCGCGCCCTTCTCGCGGTGCTCGATGACGAACACGCGATGGTCGATCGTGCCGGACGCCTGGTCCTCACCGGCGACCTCGTGAACAGCGGGCTCCACGAGGAACTCGTCGACGAGGTTCGCGACGCCCGTGTCGAGCGTCGCCGAGAACAGCAGCTTCTGGCCGCCTTCCGCGGTCTGACGCAGGATGCGCTGCACCGGCTCGAGGAAGCCGAGGTCGCACATGTGGTCGGCCTCGTCCAGCACCGTGATCGCGACCTCGCTGAGGTCGAGGTGGCCCTGGTTGATGAGGTCCTCGATGCGGCCGGGGGTGCCGATCACGATGTCGACGCCGCGACGCAGCGCGCCCACCTGGCGCGCCTGCGGAACGCCGCCGTAGATCTGCGTGGTGAACAGGCCGACGCTGCGCGCGATCGGCTGCACCGTGCGGTCGATCTGCAGGGCGAGCTCGCGGGTCGGGGCCATGATGAGCGCACGAGGCGAGCGACCCATGGTGCGCTTGCCGTTCGCCCGGCCGGACTCGGCCCAGAGCTGCATCAGACGCTCGACGAGCGGGGCGCCGAAGGCGATGGTCTTGCCGGATCCGGTGCGGCCGCGGCCGAGCACGTCGCGCCCGGAGAGCACGTCGGGGATCGTCGCCGCCTGGATCGGGAACGGGCTCGATGCGCCGAGCTCGTTGAGGGCACGGACGATGTTGCCACCGAGCCCGAGGTCGGCGAACGTCACGCCCTCGACGTCGGACGCCTCGATCGCCTCGGCCTGGAGCCGCTCGAGCACCACGTCGTCGTTCGGCGTGAAGCCGTGCTGTTCGTCCTTCTTCGGGTAGAAGTCGGAGTCGCGTCGCTCGCGCGGAGCGTCAGAGCGTCGGTCGTCGAAGGACCGACGGGGACGGTCGTCATCGAAACGACGAGCCGGACGGTCGTCGAAGGAACGGCGAGAGCGATCGTTGTCGAAGGAACGACGCGGACGGTCGTCGTCGAACGAACGACGCGGACGGTCGTCGTCGAACGAACGACGCGGACGGTCGTCGTCGAACGAACGACGCGGACGGTCGTCGCCGTAACGACGAGCCGGACGGTCCTCGAAGCGACGGGCGGGGCGCTCATCGTTGTCGAAGCGGCGGGCAGGACGCTCGTCATCCCGACGCGGACGGTCGTCGAAACGACGAGCGGGGCGCTCGCCGCTGTCGAAGCTGCGACGGGGACGGTCGTCATCGAAACGGCGAGCAGGACGCTCGTCGTTGAAGCGACGCGGACTGTCGTCGTCGTATCGACGTGCCGGGCGGTCGTCACGGCGCTGACGGTCGGCGCGCTGCGCCGAGCTCGTCGACGTGTCGAAGGAACGGCGCTCGCCGGACTGGCGGCGGTCGTCACCGTACGAGCGGGTGTCGTCGCGGTTGCCGCGGCCGTGTCCGCGGTCGTCACGGGCCGGACGGCCGTACTGGCCGCGCTCGTCGCGCTGGCCGCGGTATCCGCCGTTGTCGCGCGACGGACGCGAGTACTCGCCGTCGCCACGGGACTCGTCGCGTACGCCGCGGGCACGCTCGGGTGCGTGACCGCGGACGGCGCGGTCGTCGGCCGTCCAGCGGCGCTTCTTGGGGGCATCAGCGTCTTCAGGACGGTATCCGCGGTGGCCGGCGCTGCGGCTGCCCGGCTTGGCGGCCGACTTGGCGCCGTACGGCTTGTGACCGCCGGACTTCTTGGCGTAGCTGGGGTCGAAGTTCGGTCGACCGGCAGGTTTCTTGTTCTTGGGCATGAGGATTCTTCTGGGTTGATCTCGAGTGTGCAGGGCAGAACCCGCGACAAGCCGTCGCGTCCTTGCAGAACCTCGGGCAGGCAGCGACGAACGCCGCCTTCATGAGGACCGTTTTCCATACAGGGCCATCCGCCACGGCGCACATCGACGCAAGAGGTGCGGATCGCACCCGGCGGAACCGGCCCAACAGACTTACAAACCCATCCGCGCGACCGCGCGGTGTCCAGAGCCGACCGATCAAGTCTACAGGACGCGTGCCTGGCAGCCCTCTGGGCGCCGCATCACGCGCGCCGGAGCATCCGCTCGGCCACGAGGGCCAGCACCACGACCAGCACGACCGCCGCCAACTGCACGATCACCGGGTCGACGAGCCCCAGCAGTCCGGTCGAGAGCACGAGCACGGCAGCGACGATGCGCCAGGCGACGTGTCCAAGTCCGAGCGTGAGCCGGTATGCCACATCGCCGGCCAGGAACAGCGCGACACCCGCGGCGATGAACCACGCGAACGGTGCAGGCGCGACGGCGAAGGCATCCGCGAGCGCTCCGTGCAGACCGGATGCCAGGTAGATGAGCCCCACGATCATCACCAGGTGATCGACGTAGTAGGCGGTGACCCCGATGGCAGCCCGACGCTGCGGCGAGGCATCCGTCATCACGGCGACGGCGCGTTCGTCGTCGCCCGTGAAGTAGCACCACCACAGGGATGCGACCACCGCGACAGTCGCGACCGCGCCCACGATCGCTGCGCCGAGCTCGTGCTGCGCCAGCCCGGCCCCCACCGAGACGATCGACTCGCCGAACACGATGATCATGACGGCGCCGTGCCGCTCGACGAAGTGCTCGGGACCGAGCGCGAAACCGACGCGCCGGGCGATCACCGCCGACACCGCGAACAGCACGAACGGTACGAGGAAGAACACCCAGTCGAGCGGCCCCTCGACGAATCCCGACGCGATCAGGCTGAGGGCGGCGAGCAGGTTGAGCGGTCCGACCCGCAGCATGGCGCGCATGCCGCTCGCACCGCCGCGACCGATGAAGAGCCCGGCGTGGATGACGACGACGACCGCGTAGCAGACGCCGAAGACCAGTCCGAGCTCGCCCCACGCATCCCCGATCGTCAACGACATGACCAGGAACGCCGCCATCGCCGCGATGAGAAGCAACCGGCTCAGCACCGTCTGCTCCGCCGCCTGGTTCGTCAGCCAGCAGTACGCGTCGTACATCCACCACACGACCCCGACGGTGATGGCGGCCTGCACGGCGACGACGATCGTCGGATGCTCCACGATCGACTCCGCCACCTGACTCACCGTGTACACGAAGACGAGGTCGAACAGCAGCTCGAGCGTCGACACCCGCGACGCGATGCTGCCGGTCCGTGCAAAGGCGCGAGGTCCCTGCGAGGCTGCGGTCACCACCCCATTCTCGGATGCCTGCACTTCTTCACCGCGACCGTGGCTTACCCTCAGTGCAGTCGTACCTGTCCACCGCAGCCTCACCGTCCGCATCACCCGGCTCCTCCCGCGCCACGCGAACGCAGCCGCCCGCCGAGAACCGAGTCGCCCGTGCCACGAGCACAACGTGCGGATCGCCGCCACCACACCCGCCGACGTGGCCTGATCGTCCCGTTCGCTGCTGCAGCGATCGCGACAGTGGCTGTCGCTGGGATCCTGATCTCCGCACCCCGTGCGCACAGTTCATCCGTGCGCGCCACGACGGCGGCGCAAGCGGCTTCCGGAACCGTTCACGACGCCGTCGCATCACGGACGTCGGGGATCGCGTCGTTCGTCGCGCCGGGCGGAATCCGCACGAGTCGCAACGTGCGATATGCGTCGGCGCCGGACGGCACGCCGCTCGATCTGGATGTCTGCTCGCCGGTGACCGCGGGAACGGAGCGCCCGGCCGTCCTCCTCATCCACGGGGGCGGATGGGCGCGCGGCGACAAGGGCACCACCGCATACCACGCGGTGTGCGAATGGCTCGCGGCCGAGGGATTCGTCACGTTCTCGGCCGACTACTCGCTCGGCGAGCCGGGCCGCTTCCCCGTCGCACCGAACGAGCTGCGCTCCGCGATCGCCTGGATGCGCACGCCGGCGACCACTGTCAGGTACGGCTTCGATCCGGCCCGTATCGGCCTGGTCGGGGGTTCGGCCGGCGGCAGCCTGGCCGCACTGCTGGCCACGGAGGGATCGGGACCGACGGATCGCGGCACCCGCGTCGCCGCTCTCGTCGACCTGTCAGGTCCGGTAGACCTCACCGCGAACGGCCAGTCGCTCGGGCATCCGGGAGCAGGGCTGCAGTCACTCGTGCTCGGCTATCTCGGCTGCGCATCGTTCGCGAACTGTCGGCAGGCATCCGCGGCATCCGCCATCACGCACGTCGACTCGAGCGACCCGCCCGCATTCATCCAAGGATCGGAGCGGGACTTCGTGCCGCACGAGCAAGGTCAGGCGTTCGCAGCAGCCCTCGAACGTGTCGGCGTGCCGACCAGGATGCGAATCGTTCCCGGCGACCGCCATTCGATCGCCGAGCTGGATGCGGCCAGCAGAGCCGCCGTCGCCGCGTTCCTGCACCGCTATCTCGGCTGAGCAGCGGATCGTCGTGGCTGGGTCCCGAGGCGTCCGCCCGGCGGCTCGTGCACTATCTGCGCGAAACGCGGCCGACACATTCCCGACCTAGCATGAACGCCATGCCGGAGAGCCCGTCCACCATCACGATCGGCCTCGAGTCGCCGTACGCGAACGGCATCGAAGAGCTGCTGCGCCTCGGCGCCGAGTACTCGCTCTCGTTGTATCCGCCGGAGGAGTGCTTCCTGCTCACGCCCGCCGAGCTCGACGAGCCGGGTGTGCGACTTTTCGTCGCACGTGATGACGCCGGTGGCGCACTGGCCATGGGCGCCCTCGTCGCACGGCACGACGAGGGAGAGCTGAAGCGGATGTTCGTGCATCCGGATTCCCGCCGCCTCGGCCTCGCCTCACGCATCCTGACCCGGATCGAAGACGCCGCGATGGCGCAGGGGCTTCCCCGCCTGGTGCTGGAGACCGGGCCTCTCCACGATGCGGCGCTGGCCTTCTACCGCCGGCACGGATACGTTCCGATCCCGCGGTTCGGCCCCTACGTCGGTTCGCCGTCGAGCGTCTGCTTCGCGAAGGAGCTCGGGGCTTCCTGAGCCGACGCCCCGAATGCGTGCGCCGTTCCCTCGTGCACAGCGCGCGACCCGGACGCGAACGGGCGCAGCCCCCGGACCCGCACGTGCACACCCGGATCCGGGAGTGCGCGAGGCATGAGTCGTTTCGTTTCCCCCTATCGTGGTGCCGTGGCTCACAACGACGGCCCCGGCGTTCTGGCGTCGGTGCGCGATGACTTCCCCCGCTGGTATCAGGACGTGCTGGAGAAGGCCCAGCTCGCCGACAACGGACCGGTGCGCGGCACCATGGTCATCCGACCGTATGCGTACTCGATCTGGGAGCGGATGCAGGCCGACGTCGATGCGCGCATCAAGCGCACCGGTGCCGAGAACGTGTACCTGCCGCTGTTCATCCCGCAGTCCTATCTCGAGCGCGAGGCGGAGCACGTCGAGGGCTTCAGCCCCGAGCTCGCCGTCGTCACGCACGCCGGCGGCAAGGAGCTGACCGAGCCGGTCGTCGTGCGACCGACGAGCGAGACCGTCTTCGGCGAGCTGATGGCGAAGTGGGTTCAGTCCCACCGCGATCTGCCGATGCTGCTCAACCAGTGGTCGAATGTCGTGCGCTGGGAGCTGCGGCCTCGCCTGTTCCTGCGCACCACCGAGTTCCTCTGGCAGGAGGGGCATACCGCCCACGCGACAGCCGAGGATGCTGCCGCGTACGCGCGCCGCATCCATCTCGAGGTGTATCGCGACTTCCTGCAGGAGACGCTCGCCATTCCCGTGCTGGTCGGGGTGAAGAGCCCCCGCGAGCGCTTCGCCGGCGCGATCAACACCATGACGTGCGAGGCGATGATGGGCGACGGCAAAGCCTTGCAGATGGCGACGAGCCATGAGCTGGGCCAGAACTTCGCACGCGCCTTCGACATCGGATACACGGATTCCGCCGGCACGGTACAGACGTGCTGGACGACCTCGTGGGGGTCGAGCACGCGCATGATGGGCGGGCTGATCATGTCGCACGGCGATCAAGCCGGTCTTCGCGTGCCGCCGCGCATCGCGCCGATCCAGGCGGTCGTCGTCGCCGTGAAGGACGACGAGCGCACCGTTGCTGCGGCATCCGCGATCGCCGATGAGCTCACGGATGCCGGGGTGCGGGTGCGT encodes the following:
- a CDS encoding TetR/AcrR family transcriptional regulator, producing MPDEAAPTAAGDAQPGNGDGRSAGSQDPTDTPEKPLSKQQARTLERREAVLKAAMSVFGARGYNKGALVEVAQQAGMTHAGVLHHFGSKEGLLVAVLRYRDGDAVDGVAGRPQVTGPAFLSHLLGTVEENTHRRGVVQTYAVLSAESVTEGHPAQEYFRGRLTGLRAKLAGVIREVVGDGPTDKAVSDAASALIAVMDGLQVQWLLDPDAVDMPGTVAMIMDEIIDRLASGVPAPDVRERVAQLLDDRGDAATPTA
- a CDS encoding SDR family oxidoreductase; protein product: MTSTSLVIGGTSGIGLATAIRLAAAGDTVHIAARRTDRLAAVAAEHPELIGHSVDAGDRGALDALFAELGTVDRLIVTVASNAGMGPIAGLELTALRDAFDAKYWPTVTSIQAAIPHLKADGSITLIGAITGRMGMSETAGIGSLNAAVEGLVQPLATELAPIRVNAVSPGGVDTPWWDFVPAEVREQLFAQTAATLPVRHVATADEIAEAVVFAATSRNVTGTVIETDGGAHLGSVAA
- a CDS encoding TetR/AcrR family transcriptional regulator, translating into MDHVKASDETSGSEGDSAASKAGRKRSEQSRLAILQAAFSLFAASGLQSLTIEGIAAEAGVGKQTIYRWWPSKAHVLMEAVAVNAELLVSTEDRGSFELDLRAFLTQSFDIGRTSGVRELLAALMGQAQVDPAFGVDFREQFLLRRRDALAVIVDRARARGDFPDGIRPGTLADVVFGVIWYRVLATGVDPDDALVDELTGMLAGGR
- a CDS encoding DUF6611 family protein, which gives rise to MTTAGHDAVHSAAPSRLRRIVAGPHPWGRFETRVLDRTGSVVQHVLVIYPPGTNDRERAVLWFARTWPLAGALAGIGAFMCLGDLVPSAVLTPTVFVVYAIGLAVALVPSRRIRGLVRRVVATEARDARAWCVDGRIDLIRRAVGTLDDLDRRAREGEVDPVDYEFEWGRVYGLLRSE
- a CDS encoding DEAD/DEAH box helicase yields the protein MPKNKKPAGRPNFDPSYAKKSGGHKPYGAKSAAKPGSRSAGHRGYRPEDADAPKKRRWTADDRAVRGHAPERARGVRDESRGDGEYSRPSRDNGGYRGQRDERGQYGRPARDDRGHGRGNRDDTRSYGDDRRQSGERRSFDTSTSSAQRADRQRRDDRPARRYDDDSPRRFNDERPARRFDDDRPRRSFDSGERPARRFDDRPRRDDERPARRFDNDERPARRFEDRPARRYGDDRPRRSFDDDRPRRSFDDDRPRRSFDDDRPRRSFDNDRSRRSFDDRPARRFDDDRPRRSFDDRRSDAPRERRDSDFYPKKDEQHGFTPNDDVVLERLQAEAIEASDVEGVTFADLGLGGNIVRALNELGASSPFPIQAATIPDVLSGRDVLGRGRTGSGKTIAFGAPLVERLMQLWAESGRANGKRTMGRSPRALIMAPTRELALQIDRTVQPIARSVGLFTTQIYGGVPQARQVGALRRGVDIVIGTPGRIEDLINQGHLDLSEVAITVLDEADHMCDLGFLEPVQRILRQTAEGGQKLLFSATLDTGVANLVDEFLVEPAVHEVAGEDQASGTIDHRVFVIEHREKGAIVEQLADRDGKTLVFARTRAFAEQLAEQLDDAGIPAVSLHGDLSQSRRQRNLDKLSNGRVSVLVATDVAARGIHVDDVDLVIQADAPDEYKTYLHRSGRTGRAGKRGTVVTLIPRQRRRRMTELLGRAEIEAEFDEVAAGDARISDVIAAAEGSVA
- a CDS encoding low temperature requirement protein A, whose product is MTAASQGPRAFARTGSIASRVSTLELLFDLVFVYTVSQVAESIVEHPTIVVAVQAAITVGVVWWMYDAYCWLTNQAAEQTVLSRLLLIAAMAAFLVMSLTIGDAWGELGLVFGVCYAVVVVIHAGLFIGRGGASGMRAMLRVGPLNLLAALSLIASGFVEGPLDWVFFLVPFVLFAVSAVIARRVGFALGPEHFVERHGAVMIIVFGESIVSVGAGLAQHELGAAIVGAVATVAVVASLWWCYFTGDDERAVAVMTDASPQRRAAIGVTAYYVDHLVMIVGLIYLASGLHGALADAFAVAPAPFAWFIAAGVALFLAGDVAYRLTLGLGHVAWRIVAAVLVLSTGLLGLVDPVIVQLAAVVLVVVLALVAERMLRRA
- a CDS encoding alpha/beta hydrolase gives rise to the protein MRATTAAQAASGTVHDAVASRTSGIASFVAPGGIRTSRNVRYASAPDGTPLDLDVCSPVTAGTERPAVLLIHGGGWARGDKGTTAYHAVCEWLAAEGFVTFSADYSLGEPGRFPVAPNELRSAIAWMRTPATTVRYGFDPARIGLVGGSAGGSLAALLATEGSGPTDRGTRVAALVDLSGPVDLTANGQSLGHPGAGLQSLVLGYLGCASFANCRQASAASAITHVDSSDPPAFIQGSERDFVPHEQGQAFAAALERVGVPTRMRIVPGDRHSIAELDAASRAAVAAFLHRYLG
- a CDS encoding GNAT family N-acetyltransferase, whose product is MPESPSTITIGLESPYANGIEELLRLGAEYSLSLYPPEECFLLTPAELDEPGVRLFVARDDAGGALAMGALVARHDEGELKRMFVHPDSRRLGLASRILTRIEDAAMAQGLPRLVLETGPLHDAALAFYRRHGYVPIPRFGPYVGSPSSVCFAKELGAS
- the proS gene encoding proline--tRNA ligase, which encodes MAHNDGPGVLASVRDDFPRWYQDVLEKAQLADNGPVRGTMVIRPYAYSIWERMQADVDARIKRTGAENVYLPLFIPQSYLEREAEHVEGFSPELAVVTHAGGKELTEPVVVRPTSETVFGELMAKWVQSHRDLPMLLNQWSNVVRWELRPRLFLRTTEFLWQEGHTAHATAEDAAAYARRIHLEVYRDFLQETLAIPVLVGVKSPRERFAGAINTMTCEAMMGDGKALQMATSHELGQNFARAFDIGYTDSAGTVQTCWTTSWGSSTRMMGGLIMSHGDQAGLRVPPRIAPIQAVVVAVKDDERTVAAASAIADELTDAGVRVRLDARSTPGFGRRIVEWELKGVPLRIEVGPRDLDAQQATIGRRDVQGKTTLPLDQLRTSVPVLLDAMQAELFEQASRRLAENTADVETVTEAVAAAASGFARIPYAALGESGEDELAASAITVRCLQTAEGGLPAADTTEDLFAIVGRSY